CACCAAGCTAATTTCAGATCCAATATGCCaacctgccctggatcccattggtccctaaccttttggaccagtctcctgtgtgggatcttgtcaaaggccttactgaagtccatgtaaactagatcaactgcactgccttcaTTGACACACTTAGTCACCTCCTCacaaaattcaaatcaaattggATAAGATCTCCACTTCGtaaaaccatgctggctatcaATGATCAATCCTGGCCTCTTCAAGTACAAATTAATCAAGTCCCTTGAATTTATTCCAATACCTTCCCTGTCATTGACATTAGGCTCACCGgtttgtaattacctggcttattcctacTGCCtgccagtcatctggcacctcatctgtggccagagaagatttaaatatctccatcaaactctcagcaatctcttcccttgcctcctgtagcagcctgggatacatctcatcaggtcctggggaattatccacctttaagTGTGCTGGGATATCTAACAGCTCCTCCTTTTCAATGCtaatttgttctagaattccatcactcccccctccccgaaTTCTCCAGCTACAATGCACTTCTCAGTGAATACGGATGAGAAGTATCCATCTCAGACCTCACCTGCATTCTCTGGCCCCACTCACAGATTGCTCCTTCAGTCCTTAATAGGCCCccctctttccctggttacacTCTTGCCTTTAATAGAAAATGCATTGGGATTTCCCTTGGTCTCGTTCACCAGTGGTATTTTGTGCCGCCTCCCAAATACTTCTTTAAGTacacctcccttcccttcccctataTAGTCCATACTCTTGTATTGCTTCTTATGTTGAGTTCTCTAAACTTGCATTAAGCTACCCTATTTCTTTGTCAcctgtcaatatcccttgatGTCCAGGGTTGcttggactcacctctcaccattacaggaacatgttggccctgaactctgtTTCATATTTGAATGCCTCCCACTGAccacctgcaagtagctgctccccaTCTACTTTTTCAATGGTATGCATTATGACATTGAAGTCTGCCTTCctccaattcaggaccttaatttccattCTTCCCCTGTCCTTCTCATAATCTCCGAAATGCTCTCCTGTTGATACTCACCCCATTTGCCCTGTTACATTCTATAAAACTAGCCCCTCTACTGCCTCTTGTCCAGTTGGTCTATCTGTACACTGGCTTTTTGAACTCTCCATCCCCTCTAAGCCTTACACGCTGTCTACAATCCTCACTGCcacggaaaagcagccaacataatcaaagaccccatcccagacattctcttctcccccatcccccaaaagcacataccacctggctcaagggcagcttctatcccgcagttataagacaattgaatggtcccctagtacaataaaatggactcttgacctcacaatctaccttgttatggccttacaTCTTATCGTCTGCCtacactttctgtgtaactgtaacactttattctggattctggcattgttttcccttgtaccacctcaatgcactgatgcgatgaaatgatccgtatggatggcaagcaaaatttttcactataccttgcttcattgacaataataaaccaattttcatgATGCCGATCCCAAATAACATTGGGGAAATTGAAATCTCCTGCCACCATTACCCTATTACTTTTATACCTCTGATttgcctacatatttgctcctctatctcctgttgactttTCAGGTCTGTAGTACACACCCAGCACAGTGATCACCCTCTTTTTGTTCTTAAGCACCAAATATGCAgcctcatttgaagaaccttATAGGATGTCCTCCCTCCCTACTACAGTAATAGATTCCTTGATTAATattgcaatgccacctcctcCTTTACACCTCCACCTCGctctcccccccatcccatcctaCCTGAAGATTCTACACACTGGAACACTGAGTTGCTtatcctgcccttctttcaaccatgtctctgatAAAAACCATATCATTTTCCCAGCAAAAAGAagctgctgaagaaactcagccagcatctgtggaggcaaaggaacagttggcattttaggtcaagaccctgcactgGGGCTAAGAGTGTacagggaagatagccagtataaaggggcgAGGCAGGGGCGGATAGGTAGAAGCAGGTGACAAGGGAGAGGATGGGCAGATGTAGTCAGGTGGAGAGGGAAGGATGGAGTTAGCGAGAGAGGTGATagttggagacaacaaagggcagcggattatggaatctgataagaaaggaaggtgagtggaaccagataagggaaagATGGGACAGGGAacagtggggtgaggggaggggataggggacccagtgggttgagTGTGGGTGGGacaggggacccagtgggttgtgtgtgtgtgggacaggGGACCCGGTGGGTTGTGTGTGGGTGGGACAGGGGAACCGGTGGGTTGTGTGAGGGTGGGACAGGGGACCCGGTgggttgtgtgtgtggggagggggggcagtggACCCGgtgggttttgtgtgtgtgtgtgtgtgtgtgtgtgtgtgtgtgtgtgtgtgtgtgtgtgtgtagggtgggtgggtgggggggggggcagtggacccagtgggttgtgtgtgtgtgggacaggggacccagtgggttgagTGTGGGTGGGACAGGGGACCCGGTGGGTTGTGTGTGGGTGGGACAGGGGACCCGGTGGGTTGTGTGTGGGTGGGACAGGGGAACCGGTGGGTTGTGTGAGGGTGGGACAGGGGACCCGGTgggttgtgtgtgtggggagggggggcagtggACCCGGTGGGTTGTGTGTGGGTGGGACAGGGGACCCGGTgggttgtgtgtgtggggaggggggggcagtggACCCGGTGGGTTGTGTGTGGGTGGGACAGGGGACCCGGTgggttgtgtgtgtggggaggggggggcagtggACCCGGTGGGTTGTGTGTGGGTGGGACAGGGGACCCGGTgggttgtgtgtgtggggaggggggggggggcagtggaccCGGTGGGTTGTGTGTGGGTGGGACAGGGGACCCGGTgggttgtgtgtgtggggaggggggggggggcagtggaccCGGTGGGTTGTGTGTGGGTGGGACAGGGGACCCGGTGGGTTGTGTGAGGGTGATAGGTAgacggaaccaggtgggagaggacTGCGTGTGGGAGAACCTGGGTGAATCAGGAgcgagaaaggaacagaaggggtGCGGgtcacctgaagttggagaattcaatgctcatgccgtcGGGTTGCAGACAGCCCAGGGgggagatgaggtgctgttcctccagtctgcaacCCCATCCCCCCAATGCTTTGCCCTTTTGCCAATCTCCTCACCCCATTGCAGCTACTACCCCTTCCAGCGCTCTCTCTCCGCCAACGCCACTCGCCATCCTCCTTCGCTGCCCCTTTCAACCCCTCCGCCTGCTGCCAATCCCCGCCTCTCACCAagtccctccccccccacagcccGGCTCTCCGGCCTGCGGATGGCGGCCTGGCTCCGGCTTCGGGCCCTGGTGGCGGCGGGCGGCCCAAGCCGCGGCTACCGGCGGCCCGGCGCTCCGGTGGACAAGCGGCCGCCCTGGCAGTGGCTGCGCTGGGGGTGGCGGGAGGGCGTGGAGTCGTTGCGGCGACAGTGGGGGCTGGTGTGGGAGGAGGCGGCGGCGAGACTGCGGGGCCCTGATGGCCTCTCCCTCCGCCAGGAGCTGCTAGGCCGCAGCCGCGTCCTCTGGCAGTTCCGCGGCGCCGATAGCCTGCGGCACTGGGTCGTGTCCAGCGACCGGGACATCGGCGGCCACAGCAGTGCCCGGCTCGGCGTCGGCAGCAAAGGGTGCACGGCGCTGCTGTCCGGGCACCTGAGCCCCGAGCCGCCCCGGGACGGCGAGACCCGCTACAGCGGCTACTGCAGCCTGAGGTCCAGGCCGCTCAAGGTCAGGGCTCGCCGGGActcatcacccctccctccccctccccctcccccccctccccccctccctcccctccccccctccctccctcccccccctccctccctccctcccctcccccccctccctccctcccctctccctctcccctccccctccccctccctccccctccccctccccctccctcccccccctccccctccctcccctccccctccccctccctccccctccccctccctcccctccctcccctccccctccctccccctccctcccctccccctccctccccctccctcccctccccctccctcccctccccctccctcccctccccctccccctccctcccctccccctccctcccctccccctcccctccccctccctcccctccccctccctctccctcccccccctccctctccctcccccccctccctctccctccccctccctctccctcccctcccctctccctcccctctcccttcccctcccctctcccttcccctcccccttcccctcccctctcccttcactcctcccctccccatcctctcccctccccactccccctcccctccccgtcccctccttccctccccctcgcccccccccgcATCCTGTCTCACCCACCTTCATCCCTTTCTTGCTCCCCctgcaccccctctcccctcaccccccccccccccggatctcGTCTTTCCCTTCCATTTGTTTTCTCCCCTCACTCTGCCTCATTCTGTCTCTGCTGCAGGGAGCCTTTGACATGAAGAAGTACTATGACTTGTCAAACTTCAACACACTGCACCTCCGTGTTAGGGGAGACGGTCGGCCTTGGATGGTGAACATCAGCACCAGCATGTACTTCACCCATCACAAGGATGACCTCTACAACTATTTTATGTTCACTCGGGGAGGTCCCTACTGGCAGGATGTGAAGGTGAGGTACTTGCCCAGGCATTCTCCTCACCGGAAGATTTTAATCAGGGTACAGGACCACAGTGGAAGTTTATccatgtcaaagtcgagtttagtgtcatatgcacaagtacatgtttgcacagctgcaatcaaaaacttacttgcagcagcatcacaggcacatagcatcagataagcagcattcacaacaaaaacatcaataaaatataaattatacgagaaagaacacaattagaaaaaaaaacaaagtcactaaggatcctcactatctgggacatgccctcttctcattactaccatcggggaggaggtacaggagcctgaagacccacacacaatgactTAGGAATAGCTttatcccctctgccatcagatttctgaacggtccatgaacattacttcattattcctttttatgcactatttatttattttgtaacttccagtaaattttatgtcttgcactgtactgctgccgcaaagcaacaaatttcatgacatatgtcagtgataatgattctgattctggagtgcaaagtgattatagtgttgctgtactgaggtagtgattagggttgtgcaggttgattcaagaaccaaatggatgaagggaagtagctgtacttgaacctggtggtgtgaggttctaatggtagctgcgagaagatggcatggcccagatggtggggagctttgatgatatatgttgccttcttgaggcagtgcctcctgtagatggtgggaagggatgtgccagtgatgtactgggctgagtccactgctctgcagcttcctacgttcctgcgcattggaattgctgtaccagaccatgatgcaagcagtcaggatactttcaacagtacatctgtagaagtttgttagagtggttggtgacatgccaaaccctAACCTCCTGAAGTAAGGATGCTGGGTCAGGTGGTCATGAGTTCAACCACCAACTTGAGGTCCCAACCTAGAATGAGGGGACACCACAGTGCTGAAGGAGATACATCTGCCGATGAGCACGGGTTAGAATCATGTAATCTCACAGTCCAGAACAAGACCTCCCTATGATTTCCTTTTTGTTTCCGTCCAAAGTAGCCCCCTTCCAATACATGCTCAAGTGTGTTTGCAGAAGTTTGTTTGGAATTTAATTCTGCCGCACTTCAGGCTAGTACGTTCCAGATCTGTGCAGTCCTCATTGGGTAGAGGAGAAGGAGCAAGTCTCCAGTCTTTTGCTAATTGTTTTAAATTAGTGACCTCTCATTACTTGCCAAAGAAATCTCCCTTCTTGCGATCTCAAATTTTGAATCTAAAACCgctaacctctccatataactgaaaTGCCTCACATCTGATTTCATCCAGTGCTGCCTTTGTACTCTCTCCTAGACATTATTCATACATTG
The window above is part of the Pristis pectinata isolate sPriPec2 chromosome 1, sPriPec2.1.pri, whole genome shotgun sequence genome. Proteins encoded here:
- the ndufaf1 gene encoding complex I intermediate-associated protein 30, mitochondrial, with translation MAAWLRLRALVAAGGPSRGYRRPGAPVDKRPPWQWLRWGWREGVESLRRQWGLVWEEAAARLRGPDGLSLRQELLGRSRVLWQFRGADSLRHWVVSSDRDIGGHSSARLGVGSKGCTALLSGHLSPEPPRDGETRYSGYCSLRSRPLKGAFDMKKYYDLSNFNTLHLRVRGDGRPWMVNISTSMYFTHHKDDLYNYFMFTRGGPYWQDVKIPFSKFFLSSQGRIQDKQHPLWLDKISTIGFTLGDKVDGPFQLEIDFIAVCIDRAHTEEFAYEQYKRNPEV